From Myxococcus guangdongensis:
GTGCTGTACGACTTCCCGGATGACAGCGCGCTGAAGCTGACCATCGCCAAGTACCTGACGCCCGGCGACGTCTCCATCCAGGAGGTCGGCATCGTCCCGGACATCCAGCTGGTGCCCACCCGCGTCACCGACGAGCGCGTGGACGTGTTCGCGTCGCGCCGCTCCATGGGCGAGGCGGACCTGGACCAGCACTTCGGCAACCCGGACTCGGCCACCGTCGCCAAGAAGCGCGAGGACGTGCTGGACCGCGAGAAGCCGCGCGAGAGCCTCAAGTACCTGAAGGTGGACCCCAAGCAGCAGGAGAAGCTGGCCGCCGCCGCCAAGGAGGAGCCCAAGCCGAAGGTCGCCGCCACCGAGAAGCCGGAGAAGAAGCCGCACGGTGAGAACGACCCGCTGCTGGACGTGGCGGGCCAGGGCGAGGACCTGGACGACCAGCTGGACGCGGAGTCCCAGGATGAAATCAAGGAGGACTTCGAGGTGCAGTTCGCGCGCGACTACGTGCTGCGCGCGCCGGCCACCACCCGCCAGAAGATGCTGGAGCAGGGCAAGCCCTTCATCGAGCAGAAGCGCCGTGAGGAGGAGACGCGCATCAACAACGCCATCGCCGCGCTGGGTGTGGACTGGAGCCCGGGTCCCACGCCGAAGAACGTGCAGCTGACCGGCACGCTGACGCCGACTCCGGACACGAAGATCATGGCCGGCGAGCTGCTGGAGATGGTGGTGACGGCGGAGAACAAGGGCGGCGAGCCGCTCAAGCGCGTGCGCGCGTGGACCGAGAGCGACAACGCCTTCCTGGACCGCCGCGAGTTCATCTTCGGCGCGCTCAACCCGGGCGAGAAGAAGTCCTGGAAGGTGAAGGTGCGCCTGCCCAAGGATCTCACCAGCCGCCGCGACGACGTGACGGTGCGCTTCTTCGACGACCAGGGCGCGCTGCCGGAGACGCGCGTGTCGGAGCTGAACTTCGCCGAGCTGCCGCGGCCGTCCTTCGCGTTCAACTGGCAGGTCATCGACGACTGCGCCAGCTGCAACGGCGACGGCGTGGTGCAGCGCGGTGAGTCGGTGGCGGTGCTGCTCGACGTGACGAACGTGGGGCCGGGCACGGCGCTGGACTCGTTCACGCAGATCAAGAATGGCGGCGACGCGAACATCTTCATCGAGAAGGGCCGCTTCAAACTCGGCGAGCTGAAGTCGGGGGAGACGAAGTCCGCGCGCTTCCAGGTGGAGGTGAAGAAGGGCTACAAGGGCGACACCTTCCCGCTGAAGCTGGCCATCATCGACGAGCCCCTCGAGGAGTTCGTGATGGAGAAGATGGAGCTGCCGGTGAAGGACGCGGCGGTGGCCACGATGGAGCCCAAGAAGGGCACGGTGCGCATCGCGGAGAAGGTGGAGCTGTTCGGCTCGCCGGTGGAGAACGCCCGCACGGTGGCGAAGCTGAACTCCGCCGCGGTGCTGCCCGTGGAGGCCGCGACGAAGGGCTTCCTGCGCGTGGAGTTGGAGAAGAACCGCTTCGCCTTCGTGCGCACCCAGGACGCTCGCGAGGTGAAGGCCGGCAAGCCCGTGGCGCCCAAGGTGGCCTGGACGACGACGCGCCGTCCGCCGGACATCAAGCTGGACGCGGACCCGTCCTCGGGCGGCCTGGTCGCCAACGGGGAGAAGTTCACCCTGTCCGGCGTGGTGACGGACCCCAACGGCCTGCTGGACGTGTACGTGCTGGTGAATGACCAGAAGGTCTTCTTCAAGGGCGTGGACCCGGCCAAGGGCGAGCCCAACACGTTGAAGTTCTCCACCGAGTTCACGCTCAAGGAGGGCAACAACAACGTGCTGGTGGTGGCGCGCGAGAGCACCGACTTCGCCAGCCGCCGCACCCTGGTCATCCGCCGCCGTCCCGCGGAGGTCGCCCAGACGGTGCCCGCGCCGGGTCAGCCGGCGGGGACGGTCAAGCCGCGGCAGCAGTAGTCCTCCGGCCCCCGCGCCGGACGCAGCCTCCCGGGCGGTCCGTTCCGCCAGTTCTCCTCACGGAGACTGGCGGGAGGGGCCGCCCGTTTTGTTGACGCTCCGCGCGAGCAGGCGTTAGCGTCCGACGCCGTGGGGCGCCCCCGGCCGGCGGGTGCTCGGGAGGCGGTGACTCGAATGCGGACGTTCAGTCGGTGGCTCGCCCTGGCGGCGTGTGTCTCGGGAGCGACCGCGTACGCGGACCAAAACGACCTGCGCATCTCCGAGTTCGGAGATCCGGCGACGCGCGCCTCCGCCAACGCCGACTTCCAGGCCTTCGCGCGCATCATGGGCGCCGCCATCACCTCGGCGAACCTGATGCCGCCGGAGACGACGGGGCACTCGGCCTGGGCCATCAACGCGGAGCTGTCCGTGGTGTCGATTCCGGACAGCGTGCGCATCCCCACCGAGAACCCCCAGCAGCCCTCCACGGTGCTCATCCCCTCCTTCCACGTGCGCAAGGGCCTGCCCTTCTCGCTGGAGCTGGGTGG
This genomic window contains:
- a CDS encoding MXAN_5808 family serine peptidase, which translates into the protein MNHMPRFLRRISAVAVLLGAWALVGSHRAPIPLMMGAAEAGQAQGTWDGSLPSAKGEKAPHDLNSLRVLTKVILYVKENYVDPKRIKPKEMMISSLEYVEKSVPDVLVDGNPETGKLSVNVNGKSREFDIAHVDSLWKMSFALKDVFDFLSKNMRPIEDTRDIEYAAVNGMLSTLDPHSVLLRPELYREMKLSTKGEFGGLGFVIQMREGNLTVVKVLPKTPAHRAGIQKDDRIKKIGEESTVNMDLNEAVSKLRGPVDSRITITVERDGWEKPRVMTVARAMISIESVQHKMLSGNVGYIRLKNFQGNTTRDLEAGLGELRKQADAKGGFKGLVLDLRGNPGGLLEQAIQVSDTFLSSGTIVATVGLSDKLREEKRARPTEGEDSYPIAVLVNAGSASASEIVAGALKNLNRGVIIGRQTFGKGSVQVLYDFPDDSALKLTIAKYLTPGDVSIQEVGIVPDIQLVPTRVTDERVDVFASRRSMGEADLDQHFGNPDSATVAKKREDVLDREKPRESLKYLKVDPKQQEKLAAAAKEEPKPKVAATEKPEKKPHGENDPLLDVAGQGEDLDDQLDAESQDEIKEDFEVQFARDYVLRAPATTRQKMLEQGKPFIEQKRREEETRINNAIAALGVDWSPGPTPKNVQLTGTLTPTPDTKIMAGELLEMVVTAENKGGEPLKRVRAWTESDNAFLDRREFIFGALNPGEKKSWKVKVRLPKDLTSRRDDVTVRFFDDQGALPETRVSELNFAELPRPSFAFNWQVIDDCASCNGDGVVQRGESVAVLLDVTNVGPGTALDSFTQIKNGGDANIFIEKGRFKLGELKSGETKSARFQVEVKKGYKGDTFPLKLAIIDEPLEEFVMEKMELPVKDAAVATMEPKKGTVRIAEKVELFGSPVENARTVAKLNSAAVLPVEAATKGFLRVELEKNRFAFVRTQDAREVKAGKPVAPKVAWTTTRRPPDIKLDADPSSGGLVANGEKFTLSGVVTDPNGLLDVYVLVNDQKVFFKGVDPAKGEPNTLKFSTEFTLKEGNNNVLVVARESTDFASRRTLVIRRRPAEVAQTVPAPGQPAGTVKPRQQ